The following are from one region of the Salicibibacter kimchii genome:
- a CDS encoding helix-turn-helix domain-containing protein, producing MIDIHERVGQNVQRIRKRKGWTFDKIAERTGVSKGMLYRIEKGETQPTITTVWRIAIGLNVSFSSLIKQETEVVTVVERKETPDLEEDNGRCRLFLLFPFDPETQFEVYTMILRPGANYHSLPHPDGVREYITVKSGEVAITLHEKTYTLDEKMNIQFSANVAHQYENRTDTETALQLIMYYADEG from the coding sequence TTGATCGACATCCATGAGCGAGTAGGACAAAACGTACAGCGCATCAGAAAAAGAAAAGGCTGGACCTTTGATAAAATTGCCGAACGTACCGGTGTCAGCAAAGGAATGCTTTATCGGATCGAAAAGGGCGAGACCCAGCCGACGATCACGACAGTATGGCGGATCGCGATCGGGTTAAATGTATCGTTTTCCTCTTTGATTAAACAAGAAACAGAAGTTGTCACCGTTGTGGAACGAAAAGAGACCCCCGATTTGGAAGAAGACAATGGTCGTTGCCGTCTATTTCTTCTTTTTCCATTTGACCCCGAGACGCAATTCGAAGTGTATACGATGATTTTACGGCCGGGTGCCAATTATCACTCGCTCCCGCATCCTGATGGGGTGCGGGAATACATTACGGTTAAGTCCGGGGAGGTTGCGATAACGCTTCACGAAAAGACGTATACGTTGGATGAGAAAATGAATATTCAATTTTCGGCAAATGTGGCCCATCAATATGAAAATCGTACCGATACGGAAACGGCTTTACAACTGATTATGTATTATGCGGACGAAGGATGA
- a CDS encoding YitT family protein, with protein MFSTKHKESIARFTYRCFMVTGGAVLTAIAIQLFLIPNDVIDGGVIGVSLILNELTGLGFGVLVLVINIPFLLFGLKQVGTTFFLTSLYGIVILAITEQQLHHFTTFIHEPMITTLFGGFILGAGIGIVIRYGGALDGTEILGILLTKNAPFSVGEFVMFINIFIFTWAGFVFGWEQAMLSVITYFVASKTIDAVLQGINETKAVVIVSNKYTQLSSAVVHRLGRSLTVMDGQGAFTHSDKEVLYIVVTRLEVMKLKSIVFEIDKEAFITVMNAQEVHGGKFKNDLH; from the coding sequence ATGTTTTCAACAAAACACAAGGAAAGCATCGCTCGTTTCACGTACCGTTGTTTTATGGTGACGGGCGGCGCAGTATTGACAGCCATCGCGATTCAACTTTTTTTGATCCCCAATGACGTGATTGACGGCGGGGTCATCGGCGTTTCGTTAATATTGAATGAACTTACCGGCTTAGGCTTCGGTGTTCTCGTGCTCGTTATTAATATACCCTTTTTGCTGTTTGGATTAAAACAAGTGGGCACGACTTTTTTTCTTACGTCTTTGTATGGGATTGTCATCCTGGCGATTACGGAGCAACAGCTTCATCATTTTACGACTTTTATTCATGAACCGATGATTACTACGCTGTTTGGAGGGTTTATTCTCGGGGCAGGGATAGGCATCGTGATCCGCTACGGAGGGGCGCTTGACGGAACGGAAATTCTCGGCATTTTACTGACTAAAAATGCTCCGTTTTCCGTCGGCGAATTTGTTATGTTTATCAACATCTTTATTTTTACATGGGCGGGGTTTGTGTTCGGGTGGGAACAGGCCATGTTGTCAGTCATTACCTATTTCGTCGCCTCGAAAACGATTGATGCAGTTTTACAGGGCATCAACGAGACAAAAGCGGTCGTCATCGTCTCCAATAAGTACACACAGCTTAGTTCCGCGGTCGTGCATCGCTTAGGGCGATCGTTAACGGTCATGGACGGGCAAGGCGCTTTCACCCATAGCGACAAAGAAGTATTGTATATTGTTGTCACCCGTTTGGAAGTGATGAAATTAAAATCCATCGTTTTTGAAATCGATAAAGAAGCATTTATTACGGTTATGAATGCGCAAGAAGTGCACGGAGGAAAATTCAAAAACGACCTTCATTAA
- a CDS encoding chemotaxis protein CheW, producing MAATDMKEQPFVFSEAPVSQGTDQLEVILYEVDDVLFAIDILDVREIIQTSEVTESPNRHPHVDGVIQLREEWVPVVNLAKVLNLKAHPAAQENKFMLTEENQNKIAFHVQKVTKILHLRRTDVEKPDALSKGLESNVSGVLRIDGRIAFMLDQEKIITDILSGSFE from the coding sequence TTGGCAGCAACAGATATGAAGGAACAACCTTTTGTTTTTTCAGAAGCGCCGGTTTCCCAAGGAACCGATCAGCTGGAAGTGATTCTTTATGAGGTGGACGACGTTTTATTCGCGATTGATATTCTTGACGTGAGGGAAATTATACAAACGTCGGAAGTCACGGAATCCCCAAACCGGCACCCCCACGTCGATGGGGTCATCCAATTGCGGGAAGAATGGGTCCCGGTGGTTAACCTTGCCAAGGTTCTTAATCTGAAGGCGCATCCGGCAGCCCAAGAAAATAAATTCATGCTTACGGAAGAAAACCAAAACAAAATCGCTTTTCATGTGCAAAAAGTCACAAAAATTTTGCATCTGCGGCGGACGGATGTAGAAAAACCCGATGCGTTATCGAAAGGGTTGGAATCCAACGTGTCCGGCGTCCTTCGTATTGATGGCCGTATCGCTTTCATGTTGGATCAAGAGAAAATCATCACGGATATCCTTTCAGGTTCCTTTGAGTAA
- a CDS encoding AzlC family ABC transporter permease translates to MREQQLEAANTSTYAEDYWEGLKMAVPVILGYLPIAISFGVLAVQTGISFFHAVLMSLTVYAGASQFMALNMLVIGTVGLEIVLATFILNLRHFVMSISLFSHLQHVPKRWKALIAQGITDESFALASLKRKELGTYPSAAIYLGIFSGAFGMWVIGTAIGALIGNVVPVALSDSMGIALYALFIGLLVPAVRAYWKIGIIAAGSAGLSWIFSIYLSEGWAIVLATVFGSLIGVWVLEGDEE, encoded by the coding sequence ATGAGAGAACAACAGCTAGAGGCCGCCAACACCTCCACGTACGCGGAGGATTATTGGGAAGGGCTGAAAATGGCCGTACCGGTGATCCTCGGTTATTTGCCGATCGCCATCTCCTTTGGCGTACTTGCTGTGCAAACGGGTATTTCCTTTTTTCATGCAGTATTGATGTCACTGACCGTTTATGCCGGGGCAAGTCAATTTATGGCGCTAAACATGTTAGTGATTGGAACGGTTGGTCTCGAGATCGTTTTGGCAACGTTTATTTTAAACTTACGCCATTTTGTCATGAGCATTTCTTTGTTCAGCCACCTGCAACATGTTCCGAAACGATGGAAGGCGTTAATCGCCCAAGGGATTACCGACGAAAGTTTCGCACTCGCATCGCTTAAGCGAAAAGAACTCGGCACTTATCCGTCTGCAGCCATTTACTTAGGTATTTTCTCCGGAGCTTTTGGAATGTGGGTCATTGGTACGGCGATCGGAGCATTAATCGGAAATGTCGTGCCGGTAGCGTTAAGCGATAGCATGGGGATCGCTTTATATGCATTGTTTATTGGTTTGCTTGTCCCGGCCGTTCGCGCGTACTGGAAAATAGGGATTATCGCGGCCGGAAGCGCCGGTCTATCCTGGATTTTTTCTATTTATTTGTCTGAGGGTTGGGCGATTGTGCTTGCAACGGTGTTCGGAAGTTTGATCGGTGTATGGGTGCTTGAGGGGGATGAAGAATGA
- a CDS encoding D-serine ammonia-lyase produces MEKQTIHGLTPEEWMKRHPAIERITRAEEVVWLNPKYQSFNDDRASFPLSLEDIKDAAARFRRFQPLIATLFPETAEDDGLIESSMIQIPEMQSVLSNHYRVDLPGKLWVKADHELPIAGSIKARGGIYEVLKVAEHLALDHGLLEPSDDYSLLAGAKARALFQQYGVMVGSTGNLGLSIGIMSAKLGFNVDVHMSGDAKEWKKEKLRSLGAKVIEHKDDFSRAVTEGREAAREDPYVYFVDDEWSRDLFMGYAVAALRIKKQLENACIQVDEHHPLVVYLPCGIGGGPGGVTFGLKQVFGDAVHCFFAEPTESPAMFLGLMTGMHEKVSVGDFGLSNRTAADGLAVGRPSGVVGKMVEPMVSGMYTVRDDHLYQLLRQLKDAEDMYLEPSALAAFPGPYNLIGTSAGKEYLKQHGLNEEKLINATHLLWGTGGSMVPDDVKQADYQAALKK; encoded by the coding sequence ATGGAGAAGCAAACCATCCACGGACTTACGCCCGAAGAATGGATGAAGCGCCATCCGGCCATTGAAAGAATCACGAGGGCGGAGGAAGTTGTGTGGTTAAACCCGAAATACCAATCGTTTAACGATGATCGAGCTTCCTTCCCTCTATCTTTGGAAGACATAAAGGATGCGGCAGCAAGGTTCAGACGTTTTCAACCTTTAATTGCAACATTGTTCCCTGAAACAGCGGAAGATGATGGTTTAATTGAATCAAGCATGATCCAAATCCCGGAGATGCAATCCGTCTTATCGAATCATTACCGGGTGGATCTGCCGGGAAAGTTATGGGTGAAAGCAGATCACGAACTGCCAATTGCCGGGTCCATTAAAGCGCGCGGAGGAATATACGAAGTATTAAAGGTTGCGGAACATTTGGCGTTGGACCATGGCTTGCTTGAACCAAGCGATGATTACAGCCTGCTCGCCGGAGCGAAGGCTCGCGCATTGTTTCAGCAATATGGCGTCATGGTTGGCTCAACCGGAAATCTCGGCTTAAGCATTGGGATTATGAGCGCAAAACTTGGATTTAACGTGGACGTACATATGTCCGGAGATGCGAAAGAATGGAAAAAAGAAAAGTTACGAAGCCTGGGAGCGAAGGTTATTGAGCACAAGGACGACTTCTCCCGAGCGGTCACGGAAGGGCGCGAAGCCGCCCGGGAAGACCCCTATGTGTATTTTGTCGACGACGAATGGTCCCGGGATTTGTTCATGGGATATGCGGTTGCGGCACTCCGAATAAAAAAACAGTTAGAAAACGCATGCATTCAAGTGGATGAGCATCATCCATTGGTTGTATACTTGCCATGCGGGATTGGTGGCGGCCCGGGTGGGGTCACCTTCGGGTTAAAACAAGTCTTCGGGGACGCGGTTCATTGTTTTTTTGCAGAGCCGACGGAATCACCCGCGATGTTTCTCGGTTTAATGACGGGCATGCATGAAAAAGTGAGTGTCGGAGATTTTGGATTGAGTAATCGTACCGCTGCAGACGGTCTGGCGGTGGGGAGGCCTTCAGGCGTCGTCGGAAAAATGGTTGAGCCGATGGTCAGCGGCATGTATACGGTCCGAGACGACCATCTTTATCAACTTTTGCGGCAATTAAAGGACGCCGAAGACATGTATCTGGAACCCTCGGCGCTTGCCGCATTTCCCGGTCCTTACAACTTGATTGGCACCTCGGCGGGAAAAGAATATTTAAAGCAACATGGACTCAACGAAGAAAAACTCATCAACGCCACACATTTGCTGTGGGGCACAGGCGGCAGTATGGTTCCGGATGACGTGAAACAAGCGGACTATCAAGCTGCACTGAAAAAATGA
- a CDS encoding phosphate ABC transporter ATP-binding protein, whose amino-acid sequence MSETEMIIHMEDVHTPILKNISLQVKKGEVVTLIGGSGAGKSSLLMLLNRLADPDTGTIYYRGEDVKKYNIPALRKSMGMVLQSTSLFEGTVADNLAFGPKLFQEWEESRGEELLNHVQLPASYLHRDVETLSGGEQQRVAFARTIANRPDVLLLDEVTSAVDLRNVELIEAFLMEMVSKRVHAIMMVTHDVKQAQRLGDRTVFMANGEIVEAGATETLFAHPQTEKLQYFLHHQND is encoded by the coding sequence ATGAGCGAAACAGAAATGATCATTCATATGGAAGATGTACATACACCGATTCTTAAAAATATTTCTTTGCAAGTGAAGAAAGGCGAGGTCGTCACATTAATCGGAGGGTCCGGAGCCGGGAAAAGCAGTTTGCTCATGCTGCTCAATCGCTTGGCCGACCCTGACACAGGGACGATTTACTATAGGGGCGAAGATGTAAAAAAATACAATATTCCCGCGCTTAGAAAATCTATGGGCATGGTGTTACAATCTACATCTTTGTTTGAAGGGACGGTAGCAGACAATCTGGCCTTTGGCCCGAAATTATTTCAAGAGTGGGAAGAAAGCAGGGGAGAGGAGCTATTGAATCATGTGCAACTACCTGCTTCTTATCTGCATCGCGACGTGGAAACGCTCTCCGGCGGGGAACAACAACGCGTCGCGTTTGCCCGTACAATTGCCAATCGCCCGGATGTTTTGCTTCTTGATGAGGTGACAAGCGCGGTTGATCTCAGAAACGTTGAACTGATTGAAGCATTTTTAATGGAGATGGTCTCCAAGCGTGTCCATGCCATTATGATGGTTACCCACGATGTGAAACAGGCACAACGACTCGGGGACCGAACGGTCTTTATGGCCAACGGAGAAATCGTTGAAGCGGGGGCGACAGAAACATTATTTGCACATCCACAGACGGAAAAACTTCAGTATTTCCTCCATCATCAAAACGATTAA
- a CDS encoding RsiV family protein — translation MTERDFIQLSNNKSSTYFMIRGMAMGYEGIAATQPFYVADKTLVIFFDLYDLLPYAYGIPYFPISVYSMMDLLNEDGPLGSML, via the coding sequence ATGACGGAGCGCGATTTTATTCAGCTATCCAACAACAAGTCCAGCACCTACTTTATGATCAGGGGTATGGCGATGGGGTATGAAGGGATTGCAGCAACCCAACCGTTTTATGTGGCAGATAAAACACTCGTTATTTTTTTTGACTTGTATGATCTGTTGCCATATGCATATGGGATCCCGTATTTTCCCATCTCTGTCTATTCGATGATGGATTTGCTCAATGAGGATGGGCCTCTGGGTTCGATGCTTTAA
- a CDS encoding polysaccharide deacetylase family protein, whose translation MENKMTWFFMLQLLMAIWITGCHGYGGDPGSIHDTQHMNEQQPEDQLLDEHELDTIHYETTPEMSGGAESEVRNPNPVSNAELHNAFPDIVTLQGPVDEKSVALTFDDGPDDYITPAVLDKLEEYDIEATFFLVGERVKAHPEVVQRILEEGHVIANHSWDHPEFPKISDEEAEEQMKRTETAIHDITGEEVRLFRPPYGAQNENHVRIMDALGYSNIIWSQDSLDWKDLEVGEVADNILSDITYGAIILQHSAGMEGDDGLLRTVEALDKVIPELQDDNVEFVTVDELLDVSAYR comes from the coding sequence ATGGAAAATAAAATGACATGGTTTTTTATGCTTCAACTGCTTATGGCAATTTGGATCACGGGTTGTCATGGTTATGGAGGAGATCCTGGGTCGATACACGACACCCAACATATGAATGAACAACAACCCGAGGATCAGCTGTTAGATGAACACGAGCTTGACACCATTCATTATGAAACAACACCCGAAATGTCAGGGGGGGCTGAATCAGAAGTCCGAAACCCCAATCCGGTTAGTAATGCTGAATTGCACAACGCTTTTCCCGACATAGTTACGTTGCAAGGGCCAGTGGATGAAAAAAGCGTGGCTTTAACCTTTGATGACGGCCCAGACGACTATATCACCCCTGCTGTCTTGGACAAATTGGAAGAATACGATATAGAAGCAACATTTTTTCTCGTTGGTGAACGAGTCAAAGCTCATCCCGAAGTCGTTCAACGTATCCTTGAGGAAGGGCATGTGATCGCCAACCATAGCTGGGATCACCCCGAATTTCCGAAAATTTCCGATGAAGAAGCTGAAGAACAAATGAAACGTACCGAAACAGCTATTCATGATATTACCGGAGAAGAAGTACGCTTGTTTCGCCCCCCTTATGGAGCACAAAATGAAAATCATGTTCGTATTATGGATGCATTGGGCTACTCGAACATTATATGGTCGCAGGATTCTTTGGATTGGAAGGATTTGGAGGTCGGAGAGGTAGCAGATAATATTTTAAGCGACATTACCTACGGGGCCATCATTTTACAGCATAGTGCCGGGATGGAAGGAGACGATGGTTTACTAAGGACGGTAGAGGCTCTCGATAAAGTCATTCCGGAGTTACAAGATGATAATGTAGAATTTGTTACCGTAGATGAATTACTCGATGTCAGTGCTTATCGTTGA
- a CDS encoding BCCT family transporter, whose product MAKHYTYETKRPNIVFVISAVLVFAFVLWGVLNLSSLERVANTALDFTIENFGWFYMIATAFFVAFSIFVVFSPFGRIRLGKEDDRPEYPFYTWIGMIFAAGIGVGFVFWGVAEPVLYYLDPPEGITPETAAAAEAGLRYGSFHWSLHVWAIFGVVGLTLAYVQFRKDKPALISSAFASYFGNQMERWPGKTIDTLAVLSTAMGVATTFGLSAMQMAGGLSYMTGIPNNFLTQFTIIAIITVLFMISASSGVNRGIKYLSNINLFIAAALLLFVIVAGPTIQIAENFLTTLGGYISNIVPMSLELAPYSAEESEWLGANTIFFWAWHMSWAPFIGLFIARVSRGRTVREYMMGVLLLPSLVGVIWFVAFGSNGLYQEIAMGTGISELVTANEEIALFEVLSNLPLGLIMSILAFLLITIFFITSADSASYVLGVMTSQGGLKPMLSIKIIWGFLIAGTASVLLLTGGLEGLQTAAIVSALPFGVIMVSMVIVVLLMMMKDHKIENRKQREKHNEEIKEHIRDEMYDEMRDEVYDKVKDDVHRQVQKEMNEESTDQEKDDSKRS is encoded by the coding sequence ATGGCTAAGCATTATACATATGAAACGAAACGTCCGAATATCGTCTTCGTGATTTCTGCTGTTTTGGTATTTGCGTTTGTGTTGTGGGGCGTGCTGAATTTATCATCTCTCGAGCGAGTGGCGAACACTGCGTTGGACTTTACAATTGAAAACTTCGGTTGGTTTTACATGATTGCCACCGCTTTCTTCGTTGCTTTTTCCATTTTTGTCGTCTTTAGCCCTTTTGGAAGAATTCGACTCGGTAAAGAGGATGATCGACCCGAGTATCCGTTTTATACGTGGATTGGGATGATTTTCGCTGCCGGTATCGGGGTAGGTTTTGTGTTCTGGGGCGTCGCGGAACCCGTTTTATATTATTTGGATCCACCTGAGGGGATTACACCGGAAACGGCAGCTGCCGCGGAAGCAGGACTTCGATATGGGTCCTTTCACTGGTCCTTGCACGTGTGGGCCATCTTTGGCGTTGTCGGCTTAACGCTTGCCTATGTTCAGTTTAGAAAAGATAAGCCGGCGTTAATCAGCTCTGCTTTTGCTTCTTATTTTGGGAATCAAATGGAAAGATGGCCGGGAAAAACAATTGACACGCTCGCTGTTCTTTCGACCGCGATGGGTGTGGCTACGACGTTTGGATTGAGCGCCATGCAAATGGCCGGGGGGCTTTCTTACATGACCGGCATCCCCAACAATTTTCTTACCCAATTTACGATTATTGCCATCATCACGGTTTTATTTATGATATCGGCCTCCTCCGGGGTTAACCGCGGGATTAAATATTTAAGCAATATTAATTTATTTATTGCGGCTGCTTTGCTTCTGTTTGTCATTGTTGCCGGCCCGACGATCCAAATCGCCGAGAACTTCCTGACGACGCTCGGTGGTTATATATCAAACATCGTGCCGATGAGCCTGGAACTAGCCCCGTATTCAGCGGAAGAAAGTGAGTGGCTTGGAGCTAATACGATCTTTTTCTGGGCGTGGCACATGTCCTGGGCTCCGTTTATCGGATTATTTATCGCGAGGGTATCCCGTGGTCGTACCGTGCGTGAATATATGATGGGCGTGCTGTTGCTGCCATCGTTGGTCGGTGTCATTTGGTTCGTGGCGTTTGGGAGTAATGGACTTTACCAGGAAATTGCCATGGGCACCGGCATTTCCGAATTGGTGACCGCCAATGAAGAAATCGCATTGTTTGAAGTGCTTTCAAATCTGCCCTTGGGATTGATTATGAGCATCTTAGCCTTTCTATTAATCACTATTTTCTTTATCACCTCGGCAGACTCTGCCTCTTACGTGCTTGGGGTCATGACCTCTCAAGGCGGGCTTAAACCGATGCTCTCCATCAAGATTATCTGGGGTTTTTTGATTGCCGGTACAGCGAGTGTCCTACTCTTAACGGGAGGACTTGAAGGATTACAGACCGCGGCCATTGTATCTGCTCTTCCTTTCGGCGTGATCATGGTTTCGATGGTCATCGTTGTTCTGCTTATGATGATGAAGGATCATAAAATAGAAAATAGGAAACAAAGAGAAAAACACAACGAAGAAATAAAAGAACATATCCGCGATGAAATGTATGATGAAATGCGAGATGAAGTCTATGATAAAGTAAAAGATGATGTTCATCGACAAGTACAAAAGGAAATGAATGAAGAATCAACCGACCAAGAAAAAGATGATAGCAAGCGATCCTAA
- a CDS encoding DUF2187 domain-containing protein: MEEKENLFVIGETVQYEGELLKVIAEHERTIVAEFNRFPIPEREEEFPFQRIVIRKGNAQRVG, from the coding sequence ATGGAAGAGAAAGAAAATTTATTTGTCATCGGAGAAACCGTGCAATATGAAGGAGAATTATTGAAGGTTATCGCGGAGCATGAACGGACAATCGTGGCCGAATTTAATCGCTTTCCGATCCCTGAACGAGAAGAAGAGTTTCCTTTTCAGCGAATTGTCATTCGAAAAGGGAACGCCCAACGAGTAGGCTAA
- a CDS encoding AzlD domain-containing protein yields MTLTLIIIAMAIVTYLPRMLPVFIMDRLHFPGWVSKWLKAIPYAALGALIVPGIFTVEPGAPVVGVIGGLVAAVIAYFRGHIMIVIVAAIVTAFLIQRF; encoded by the coding sequence ATGACATTAACGCTTATCATTATCGCGATGGCGATCGTTACTTATCTGCCGAGAATGTTGCCGGTATTTATTATGGATCGCCTGCATTTTCCCGGATGGGTGAGTAAGTGGTTAAAAGCGATCCCGTACGCCGCACTCGGCGCATTAATCGTACCGGGCATTTTCACGGTCGAACCCGGCGCGCCGGTAGTCGGAGTCATTGGCGGGCTGGTGGCGGCTGTGATTGCTTATTTTAGAGGACATATTATGATCGTAATTGTTGCAGCGATTGTGACTGCTTTTTTGATCCAAAGGTTTTAA
- a CDS encoding ABC transporter permease, with protein sequence MAPEISNLSMFFLIFFVLIPVSLSYFYALGLSKSILWSSFRGIVQLFIIGYVLTYLFSLPPAIGITIMLSIMTAVASFHASKKGVGLPFVRSIIFAIIVGVALLILAMWLGFDMISFEPEQVIPMSGMVIGNSMVAIGLALERMKSEFQQSRGKLVAALALGARPKQASTILIRKIVKAAMIPNVDGLKTVGLVQLPGMMTGLILGGVPPIEAIRYQIVISLSIFTSVSLAAMITTLVFYRFFFNKQLQLVDVEKNEA encoded by the coding sequence ATGGCCCCTGAAATTTCGAATCTATCCATGTTTTTTCTGATTTTTTTTGTCCTAATTCCGGTTTCATTGTCTTATTTTTACGCCCTTGGGTTGAGCAAATCCATTCTCTGGTCCTCTTTTCGCGGCATCGTGCAGTTGTTTATCATCGGCTACGTCTTAACGTATTTATTTTCACTACCACCGGCGATCGGCATAACGATCATGCTCTCCATAATGACTGCTGTCGCCTCCTTTCACGCCAGTAAAAAAGGGGTGGGGCTACCCTTTGTTCGCTCGATTATTTTCGCGATCATCGTTGGTGTGGCCCTGCTTATTCTTGCCATGTGGCTCGGCTTTGACATGATTTCCTTTGAACCGGAGCAGGTGATCCCCATGAGCGGGATGGTGATCGGCAATAGTATGGTCGCGATTGGCCTTGCGCTCGAACGCATGAAAAGCGAATTTCAGCAATCAAGAGGTAAGCTTGTCGCGGCTTTGGCGTTAGGTGCACGACCGAAACAAGCATCTACCATCCTCATTCGTAAAATCGTCAAAGCCGCGATGATTCCGAATGTCGACGGCTTAAAAACCGTGGGACTCGTCCAATTGCCGGGAATGATGACAGGACTTATTTTAGGCGGCGTACCGCCCATTGAAGCGATTCGTTACCAAATCGTTATTTCCTTGAGCATCTTTACATCCGTTTCATTGGCGGCAATGATTACGACGCTTGTTTTTTATCGCTTCTTTTTTAATAAACAGTTGCAGTTGGTTGATGTAGAAAAAAATGAGGCATAA
- a CDS encoding catalase, protein MDERRAENEKEDTLTNRQGHPITDNQNMTTVGNRGPTTLENYDFLEKMSHFDRERIPERVVHARGAGAHGYFQSYGKVGDDPISKYTRAKVFTNTDVETPVFVRFSTVIHGGHSPETQRDPRGFAVKFYTEDGNWDLVGNNLKIFFIRDAIKFPDVIHALKPDPVTNRQDPRRIFDFMAASPESTHMITFLFSPWGIPANYRHMQGSGVNTYKWVNDEGKGVLVKYHWEPVQGIKNLTQEEADHIQGQNFNHATQDLYEAIENGDYPEWDLYVQIMEDREHPELDFDPLDDTKLWYKDEFPWHKVGKLTLNKNPENYFAEVEQSAFGTGVLVDGLDFSDDKMLQGRTFSYSDTQRYRVGPNYLQLPVNAPKKHLGTNQRDGQMTYHVDNPPGSDPHINYEPSLTGGLKEANHQGTPHEPEVTGKVKREAIDRKAHFSQAGETWRRFNEREKADLISNLSTALADADEAIQKQMISNMTEADSEYGRRLKEGIEKVQTSENEKQEEAVLDAERMGDVSDPY, encoded by the coding sequence ATGGACGAACGTAGAGCGGAAAATGAGAAAGAAGATACGCTCACGAATCGACAGGGACATCCGATTACGGATAATCAAAATATGACCACTGTCGGCAATCGCGGGCCTACCACGCTTGAAAACTACGACTTTCTTGAAAAAATGAGTCATTTTGATCGCGAGCGTATACCGGAACGCGTTGTTCATGCGAGAGGTGCCGGGGCACATGGCTATTTTCAATCCTATGGAAAAGTAGGCGATGATCCGATTTCCAAATATACGAGGGCGAAGGTGTTTACGAATACCGACGTGGAAACACCGGTTTTTGTTCGCTTCTCTACAGTGATTCATGGAGGCCATTCCCCGGAAACACAGCGGGATCCTCGTGGGTTTGCTGTTAAATTTTATACAGAAGATGGAAATTGGGATTTGGTCGGCAACAATTTAAAAATTTTTTTCATCCGTGACGCGATCAAGTTTCCGGATGTCATTCACGCGTTAAAACCAGACCCGGTCACGAATCGTCAAGACCCGAGACGTATCTTTGATTTTATGGCAGCCTCCCCCGAGTCTACTCATATGATCACGTTTTTGTTTTCCCCGTGGGGAATCCCCGCTAACTATCGGCATATGCAAGGGTCCGGTGTAAACACGTATAAATGGGTAAATGACGAAGGAAAAGGGGTATTAGTCAAATACCATTGGGAACCGGTGCAAGGCATTAAAAACCTCACGCAAGAAGAAGCCGATCATATTCAAGGACAAAACTTTAACCACGCGACCCAAGACTTGTATGAAGCCATTGAAAATGGCGATTATCCGGAATGGGACTTGTACGTCCAGATTATGGAGGACAGGGAGCATCCAGAATTAGACTTTGATCCTCTAGATGACACGAAGCTCTGGTATAAAGATGAATTCCCGTGGCATAAAGTAGGGAAATTGACCTTAAATAAAAATCCGGAAAATTACTTTGCCGAGGTGGAGCAATCGGCCTTCGGAACGGGTGTCCTTGTGGATGGGCTCGATTTTTCCGATGATAAGATGCTCCAAGGTCGTACATTTTCTTACTCGGATACCCAGCGTTATCGAGTCGGACCAAACTATTTGCAGCTGCCCGTTAATGCGCCGAAAAAGCATCTTGGGACGAACCAACGAGACGGGCAAATGACGTATCATGTTGATAACCCGCCGGGGAGCGACCCGCATATTAATTACGAGCCATCGCTAACGGGCGGATTGAAGGAAGCAAATCATCAAGGAACCCCCCATGAACCTGAAGTGACTGGAAAAGTAAAGCGGGAAGCCATCGATCGAAAAGCCCATTTCAGCCAGGCAGGAGAAACATGGCGACGGTTTAACGAACGGGAGAAAGCTGATTTGATTTCCAATCTTTCGACCGCGCTTGCAGATGCAGATGAAGCTATCCAAAAACAAATGATTAGCAATATGACAGAAGCAGATTCAGAATATGGCCGTCGGTTAAAAGAAGGCATAGAGAAAGTACAGACATCGGAGAACGAAAAACAAGAAGAGGCTGTGCTGGACGCTGAACGCATGGGCGACGTCTCCGATCCGTATTAA